The following coding sequences lie in one Isoptericola variabilis 225 genomic window:
- a CDS encoding cytochrome c oxidase assembly protein translates to MTSAAPVAPPSGGTPRLPARPWWLIAAGPVAVLVAVLAVLAAGSYTHAFDALSGFSDPGAAVRYGLPVATVLAELAVSVALGALVAAACLVAPGRAQSRLLSAAGVAAAVWALAALAQLVLRYSYVSAISPTAADFGTGLGAFVTDIPLGQVGLAIVAIAAATSALALAVRGAVGALWVAVLPLAALAVQSTTGHAAGAANHELAVGAMFLHLAGAALWVGGLGALAVVVVRRSGASDSAADAVARFSPVAAWCFAAVGVSGLVNAWIRMEEPADLTTPYGTLVLVKAMLLAVLGALGWTHRRWVVGRLADAPERVRLLFWQLLAVELSVVGAVSGVAVALGSTAPPVPDDVPADTSPAYQLTGSPLPPEPTLARWFTEWSLDPLFAFACVAGLVVYLRWAVRLARRGDRWPVGRTISWSAGMVLMFWVTSGGPSVYGHVLFSGHMVQHMIMAMVVPLFLVLAAPVTLLLRAIPARKDGSRGPREWVLALVHSRWGQFLARPVVAAVLFAGGMVAFYYTPAFEFALTNHVGHVWMVVHFTLVGYLFANALIGIDPGPARPGYPQRLLLLFATMAFHAFFGVVLTSGTSLLAADWYGNMGRPWGPSAIDDQQRGGGVAWGIGELPTLALAIAVAVMWTRSDEREARRRDRRADRDGDAELAEYNAMLARMADRDERR, encoded by the coding sequence GTGACCTCCGCAGCCCCCGTCGCGCCCCCGTCCGGCGGCACGCCGCGCCTGCCCGCCCGCCCGTGGTGGCTGATCGCCGCCGGGCCGGTGGCGGTCCTCGTCGCGGTCCTCGCCGTGCTCGCCGCCGGCTCGTACACGCACGCGTTCGACGCGCTGTCCGGGTTCTCCGACCCGGGCGCCGCCGTCCGGTACGGGCTGCCGGTCGCGACCGTGCTCGCCGAGCTCGCCGTGTCCGTGGCCCTCGGCGCGCTGGTCGCGGCCGCGTGCCTCGTCGCGCCGGGGCGCGCGCAGTCGCGGCTGCTGTCCGCGGCGGGCGTCGCGGCGGCCGTGTGGGCGCTCGCCGCCCTGGCCCAGCTCGTCCTGCGCTACTCGTACGTCTCCGCGATCTCGCCCACCGCCGCCGACTTCGGCACCGGCCTCGGCGCGTTCGTCACCGACATCCCGCTCGGGCAGGTCGGCCTCGCGATCGTCGCGATCGCCGCCGCGACGTCGGCCCTCGCGCTCGCGGTGCGGGGCGCCGTCGGCGCGCTGTGGGTCGCCGTGCTGCCGCTCGCCGCGCTCGCCGTGCAGTCGACGACCGGCCACGCGGCCGGCGCCGCCAACCACGAGCTCGCCGTCGGCGCGATGTTCCTCCACCTCGCGGGCGCGGCGCTGTGGGTCGGCGGGCTCGGGGCGCTCGCGGTCGTCGTCGTGCGCCGGTCGGGCGCGTCGGACTCCGCCGCCGACGCCGTCGCGCGCTTCTCGCCCGTCGCGGCGTGGTGCTTCGCCGCGGTGGGCGTGTCGGGCCTGGTCAACGCCTGGATCCGCATGGAGGAGCCCGCCGACCTCACGACCCCGTACGGCACCCTCGTGCTCGTCAAGGCGATGCTGCTCGCGGTGCTCGGCGCGCTCGGCTGGACGCACCGGCGCTGGGTGGTGGGCCGCCTGGCGGACGCGCCCGAGCGCGTGCGACTTCTGTTCTGGCAGCTGCTCGCCGTCGAGCTGTCGGTCGTCGGCGCGGTGTCGGGCGTCGCCGTCGCGCTCGGCTCGACCGCCCCGCCCGTGCCCGACGACGTCCCCGCGGACACGTCGCCCGCCTACCAGCTCACGGGCTCGCCGCTGCCGCCCGAGCCGACGCTCGCCCGGTGGTTCACCGAGTGGAGCCTCGACCCGCTGTTCGCGTTCGCGTGCGTGGCCGGGCTGGTGGTGTACCTGCGCTGGGCCGTGCGGCTCGCCCGCCGCGGCGACCGCTGGCCGGTCGGCCGGACGATCTCGTGGTCGGCCGGGATGGTCCTCATGTTCTGGGTGACGAGCGGCGGCCCGTCGGTGTACGGGCACGTGCTGTTCAGCGGGCACATGGTGCAGCACATGATCATGGCGATGGTCGTGCCGCTGTTCCTCGTGCTCGCGGCGCCCGTCACCCTGCTGCTGCGCGCGATCCCGGCGCGCAAGGACGGCTCGCGCGGCCCGCGCGAGTGGGTGCTCGCGCTCGTGCACTCCCGGTGGGGGCAGTTCCTCGCGCGTCCCGTGGTGGCCGCCGTGCTGTTCGCCGGTGGGATGGTCGCGTTCTACTACACGCCGGCGTTCGAGTTCGCGCTGACCAACCACGTCGGGCACGTGTGGATGGTCGTGCACTTCACGCTCGTCGGGTACCTGTTCGCCAACGCGCTCATCGGGATCGACCCGGGGCCCGCGCGGCCCGGCTACCCGCAGCGCCTGCTGCTGCTCTTCGCCACGATGGCGTTCCACGCGTTCTTCGGCGTCGTCCTCACCTCCGGCACGTCGCTGCTCGCGGCCGACTGGTACGGCAACATGGGCCGTCCGTGGGGCCCGAGCGCGATCGACGACCAGCAGCGCGGCGGCGGCGTCGCGTGGGGCATCGGCGAGCTGCCGACGCTCGCGCTCGCGATCGCCGTCGCCGTCATGTGGACGCGGTCCGACGAGCGCGAGGCCCGGCGGCGCGACCGCCGCGCCGACCGTGACGGCGACGCCGAGCTCGCCGAGTACAACGCGATGCTCGCGCGGATGGCCGACCGCGACGAACGTCGCTGA